One genomic region from Microcystis panniformis FACHB-1757 encodes:
- a CDS encoding bile acid:sodium symporter family protein, with product MNSLISLEVKPILLILVKITIFSLMLAIGIALSFEKMLSLWRKPALLFRALLAVVVLVPLLVFLLLKLFNLPPEVMAGLAFLAASPGAPLTTKRSQMAGVRFRYSASLQLTLALLAVVITPLTLAIFTTLFERLSENVTVLEVAQQVAMVQFLPVSIGLLMQKFAAKLAEKIAKPLTFMANGLFLLLAILVGLLGFPVLLKVWGLPLVAILIMVIASLGIGHALGGPDDDQRSILAISSIARNVGLAFFIAILNDVQQQVIPTLLAYLILGAVLGVLYSIGRKRKLEKL from the coding sequence ATGAACTCCCTTATATCTCTCGAAGTCAAGCCAATATTGCTAATCCTTGTTAAAATCACGATTTTTTCGCTGATGTTAGCCATCGGGATCGCTCTCTCTTTCGAGAAAATGCTCTCCCTCTGGCGCAAACCCGCTTTACTCTTCCGTGCGCTTCTAGCCGTTGTCGTCCTAGTGCCTTTGCTGGTTTTCCTGCTGTTAAAACTATTTAACTTACCCCCAGAAGTGATGGCTGGATTGGCATTTTTGGCAGCTTCCCCTGGTGCGCCTCTAACTACCAAGCGATCGCAAATGGCGGGAGTCAGATTCCGTTACTCAGCCAGTCTCCAACTCACCCTGGCTTTACTTGCGGTTGTGATTACGCCCCTTACCTTGGCTATTTTTACCACCCTCTTTGAGAGGCTTTCAGAGAATGTAACCGTTTTAGAGGTAGCCCAGCAAGTCGCCATGGTGCAGTTCTTGCCTGTCAGTATCGGGCTTCTGATGCAAAAGTTCGCCGCTAAATTGGCCGAAAAGATCGCCAAACCCTTAACTTTTATGGCTAATGGTTTGTTTTTGCTCTTAGCTATCTTAGTCGGTCTTTTGGGATTTCCTGTATTGTTGAAAGTTTGGGGATTGCCACTGGTTGCAATTCTGATTATGGTAATCGCCTCTCTAGGGATAGGACACGCTCTAGGCGGTCCCGATGATGATCAGCGATCGATTCTCGCGATTTCCTCTATTGCTCGCAATGTCGGTTTAGCCTTTTTTATCGCTATTTTGAATGACGTACAGCAGCAGGTGATTCCTACGCTGCTGGCTTATTTAATTTTGGGAGCCGTTCTGGGCGTTCTTTACTCAATCGGTCGTAAGCGCAAATTGGAGAAACTTTGA
- a CDS encoding alkyl/aryl-sulfatase: MKNKHFDPKGKMPSPFTIELQNGWRQTLPFEDKRDFEEAQKGFIAAPPYKQIIAEAGNVAWDMGSYEFLLRGFDSVFDSIHPSLQRQAVLNMAYGLYEVLPDKIYQVRGFDLANMTIIKGNTGWILFDVLTCKETAKAALELVNEHLGHRRVVAVVYSHSHVDHYGGVRGVVDEANVKNGKVQIIAPVGFMEYAIAENVYSGTAMVRRAFFQYGLLLPRSPFGHVDQSIGKNTAAGNTGLIEPTRYIEQDIEELTIDGVKMVFQNTPGTEAPAEMNTYFPDWKAFWAAENICGTIHNIYTLRGALVRDALEWSKKINEALYRFGQQAEVMFASHSWPRWGNDRIQEVMRTQRDAYAHLHNEVLHQANQGVTINEIHNVYKLPESLQQQWAAHSYHGSEEHNSRAVINRYLGYWDANPATLIPLSPRESAPLYVEMMGGADKILAKGQELHARGQYREAMEILNKLVYAEPQNQAAKDLLADVFEQIGYQKESPSVRNSFLAAAYELRNGFPKGVTAKTVTPDTVRAMSTQLWLDFIGIRLDSQKAEGMKFTINLLTPDNGEKFAVEMSNSTLTNIKGFQAKNPDLTITIDRSDLELIMAGIATFPALIGEGKVKLEGDAQVLVRLQSLLVQFTPDFEILPGSKPAESVTPTENSFEQPEPADTSGG; the protein is encoded by the coding sequence ATGAAAAACAAGCACTTCGATCCAAAAGGCAAGATGCCCTCCCCGTTCACCATCGAACTACAGAACGGTTGGCGCCAGACCCTGCCGTTCGAGGACAAACGGGATTTTGAAGAGGCCCAAAAAGGCTTTATTGCCGCCCCACCTTACAAACAAATCATAGCAGAGGCGGGTAACGTGGCTTGGGATATGGGCAGCTACGAGTTCCTGTTGCGGGGCTTTGACAGCGTTTTCGACAGCATTCACCCCTCATTGCAGCGCCAGGCAGTTCTGAACATGGCCTACGGACTCTATGAGGTCTTGCCGGACAAGATCTACCAAGTGCGAGGGTTCGACCTGGCCAACATGACGATCATCAAGGGCAATACAGGTTGGATTCTATTTGATGTGTTGACCTGTAAGGAAACGGCTAAAGCCGCTCTGGAACTGGTCAATGAACACCTGGGACACCGTCGTGTGGTCGCCGTCGTGTACTCCCACTCCCACGTCGATCACTACGGCGGGGTGCGCGGTGTGGTGGATGAGGCGAATGTGAAGAACGGGAAGGTGCAGATTATCGCCCCCGTTGGCTTCATGGAATATGCGATCGCCGAAAACGTCTATTCGGGGACGGCGATGGTCCGCCGGGCATTCTTTCAGTACGGCCTGCTATTGCCGCGCAGCCCGTTCGGCCATGTAGATCAGTCGATCGGCAAGAACACCGCAGCGGGCAACACCGGACTGATTGAACCCACCCGTTACATCGAGCAGGACATTGAGGAATTGACCATCGACGGGGTGAAAATGGTATTTCAGAATACGCCAGGCACCGAAGCCCCCGCCGAGATGAACACCTATTTCCCTGACTGGAAAGCGTTCTGGGCAGCAGAAAACATCTGCGGTACGATCCACAACATCTACACGCTGCGGGGTGCATTGGTGCGGGATGCGTTGGAGTGGTCGAAGAAAATTAATGAAGCCCTCTATAGGTTCGGGCAGCAAGCGGAGGTGATGTTTGCCTCCCATAGCTGGCCCCGTTGGGGCAACGATCGCATTCAGGAAGTCATGCGAACCCAGCGGGATGCCTATGCCCATCTGCATAACGAGGTGCTGCACCAAGCTAACCAGGGCGTGACCATTAATGAAATCCACAATGTTTACAAGCTGCCCGAAAGTTTGCAGCAACAGTGGGCTGCCCACAGCTACCACGGTTCTGAGGAACACAATAGCCGTGCCGTGATTAACCGCTACCTGGGCTACTGGGATGCCAATCCAGCCACATTAATTCCGCTGTCACCGAGGGAATCGGCTCCGCTCTACGTCGAGATGATGGGGGGTGCGGATAAGATTCTGGCCAAAGGTCAGGAGTTGCACGCTCGAGGCCAATACCGCGAAGCCATGGAGATACTGAACAAGCTGGTCTATGCTGAACCCCAGAACCAGGCAGCTAAAGACCTCCTGGCCGATGTGTTTGAGCAGATTGGCTACCAGAAAGAAAGCCCCAGTGTCCGCAACAGCTTTCTGGCCGCCGCTTACGAACTACGAAATGGCTTCCCCAAGGGGGTCACGGCCAAGACAGTCACCCCCGATACGGTTCGCGCCATGTCCACCCAACTCTGGCTCGACTTCATCGGCATTCGTCTAGATAGCCAGAAAGCGGAAGGGATGAAATTCACCATCAATTTGCTCACACCGGACAACGGTGAGAAATTTGCGGTGGAAATGAGTAATTCAACCCTGACAAACATCAAGGGATTCCAGGCCAAAAATCCTGATCTCACCATCACGATCGACCGTAGCGATCTGGAGTTGATTATGGCTGGGATAGCCACATTTCCTGCCCTGATTGGCGAAGGGAAGGTGAAGCTAGAGGGCGATGCTCAGGTCTTGGTGCGACTCCAGAGCCTCTTAGTCCAGTTCACCCCGGACTTTGAGATCTTGCCAGGAAGCAAGCCGGCGGAGTCAGTTACGCCCACTGAGAACTCGTTCGAGCAGCCAGAGCCGGCAGATACGTCTGGAGGTTGA
- a CDS encoding cobyrinate a,c-diamide synthase: protein MIIAGERSGVGKTTITLAILAYLISRGDRVQSFKVGPDYIDPMFHTHFTGRPCRNLDPVLTSEDYVKTCFAQHCQNVDYALIEGVMGLFDGIQLSDTQFPDYASTAHIARILGLPLLLVIDCSRLSTSVAAIVRGYQSLDKNLHLAGVILNRVGSDRHLQLLQTALESINMPIVGVLRRQDSLTIPDRHLGLVPRDELGEIRELQDQLASIAQNCFNWDILLPLLTISPQENPKNPPGANKLFPPIRIGIARDKAFNFYYPDNLDILANLGAELIFWSPLQGANLPENLQGLYFGGGFPEIFAPELAANTPILTQVRKAIASGMPTYAECGGLMYLCDKIVDFEQKNHFMLQIIHQSAIMSPKLTLGYRQAIAQQETILLKAGQPVRGHEFHRSQLSGVSDAPIYQLQAFPKSAINGEGWQGKNLHASYLHLHFGANLSLPKKFLAAGLDFFRTAALS from the coding sequence ATGATCATCGCAGGAGAAAGAAGCGGAGTCGGTAAAACGACGATTACTCTGGCAATCTTGGCCTATTTAATCAGTCGTGGCGATCGAGTGCAATCTTTTAAAGTCGGGCCCGATTATATCGATCCCATGTTCCATACTCATTTTACCGGTCGCCCCTGTCGCAATCTCGATCCGGTTTTAACTTCTGAAGACTATGTAAAAACCTGTTTTGCCCAACATTGTCAAAATGTCGATTATGCTCTGATTGAAGGGGTAATGGGGCTATTTGATGGTATTCAATTAAGCGATACTCAATTTCCCGATTATGCCAGTACCGCCCATATTGCCCGTATTTTAGGGCTTCCTCTACTGTTAGTTATCGATTGTAGTCGTTTATCTACCTCTGTCGCCGCTATTGTCCGCGGTTATCAATCTTTAGACAAAAATCTCCATCTAGCAGGGGTTATCCTCAATCGGGTTGGTAGCGATCGCCACCTGCAATTACTGCAAACCGCCCTAGAATCCATCAATATGCCGATTGTTGGGGTTTTGCGTCGTCAAGATTCCCTGACAATTCCTGATCGCCATCTAGGATTAGTTCCCAGGGATGAACTAGGAGAAATCAGGGAACTGCAAGATCAACTGGCTTCTATTGCCCAAAACTGCTTTAATTGGGACATTCTCTTGCCTTTACTGACTATTTCTCCCCAAGAGAACCCGAAAAATCCCCCAGGAGCAAATAAGCTTTTTCCCCCTATCCGTATCGGTATTGCTAGAGATAAGGCTTTTAACTTTTATTATCCCGATAATCTCGATATTTTAGCCAATTTAGGCGCGGAATTAATCTTTTGGAGTCCCTTGCAAGGGGCAAATTTGCCCGAAAACCTGCAAGGGTTGTACTTTGGTGGCGGTTTTCCCGAAATCTTTGCCCCAGAATTAGCGGCTAACACCCCTATCTTAACCCAGGTGAGAAAAGCGATCGCCTCTGGAATGCCCACCTACGCCGAATGTGGCGGATTAATGTATTTATGTGACAAAATAGTTGATTTTGAGCAAAAAAATCATTTTATGTTGCAAATAATCCACCAATCTGCTATAATGTCCCCGAAGTTAACCCTAGGTTATCGACAAGCCATCGCCCAACAGGAGACGATCCTGCTCAAAGCAGGTCAACCAGTGCGCGGCCATGAATTCCATCGCTCCCAATTAAGCGGGGTAAGCGACGCACCGATTTATCAACTGCAAGCATTCCCCAAAAGTGCTATCAATGGCGAAGGGTGGCAAGGTAAGAATCTACACGCTTCCTATCTCCACCTACATTTTGGGGCTAACCTCAGCCTGCCGAAAAAATTTTTAGCTGCCGGCCTTGATTTTTTCCGAACAGCTGCGTTAAGCTAG